One genomic segment of Prochlorococcus marinus str. MIT 0919 includes these proteins:
- the gltB gene encoding glutamate synthase large subunit, translated as MPLDSCSTNFPYCDSSSPEALTGERDACGVGFLAQIDGNPSHWVLQQALRGLECMEHRGGCGGDSDSGDGAGILCEIPWKYLENIWPSVRLSNDRAYGLGMVFMPSHEKERKVVKDIFVKEAESLGLVSEGWRDVPIDPSVLGPLAKETAPFIEQWLVGGFVTEDNLEGTLYQLRKRIQKHCLEALGDKATEIYIASLSSRTVVYKGMVRSEVLSAFYKDLVDPRFEVAFAVYHRRFSTNTLPRWQLAQPMRLLGHNGEINTLLGNLNWAKAREVYLKEVWGNATEDLKPIVNETYSDSANLDATLELLVRSGRPISESLLTLVPEAFRDQPELNEQTEINAFYEYSACTQESWDGPALLVFSDGCLVGATLDRNGLRPARYCVTKDNFVIMGSETGVVDIDEDRIIEKGRLGPGQMLAVDLTKGRLLRNWDVKKEVADKYPYKNWLLKNRVTLRQQPWEIKAHFNQLDLLQLQTSFGFSAEDLDLILDAMASSAKEPTYCMGDDIPLAILSNKPHLLYDYFKQRFAQVTNPPIDPLREKLVMSLDMHIGKKGSPLSPKENAFSVIHLKSPILNENELIELTKQNLPSETLLTLVDINQGVLGLNQRLQELCNEAETAVKNGVRILVLSDRGVSPTKTYIPPLLAVGAVHHHLLKHQLRLDTSIIIETAQCWSTHHLACLIGYGASAVCPWLTWESTRHWWNHPKTQKLIETKKLPGLTIEKAQGNLKQALEDGLRKILSKIGISLLASYHGAQIFEAVGIGSDIIDLAFKGTTSRIAGLSLKELAIETLLFHAKAYPELDRKKLEFLGFVQYRSGAEYHLNNPDMSKALHNAVKKGPQYDHFNTYKSLLENRPATALRDLLTLRLTKKAIPIDEVESVENICKRFCTGGMSLGALSREAHEVLAIAMNRIGGKSNSGEGGEDPDRFKILNDVDDHSLSQTLPNLKGLQNGDTACSAIKQIASGRFGVTPEYLRSGKQLEIKMAQGAKPGEGGQLPGPKVDSYIAKLRNSKPGVALISPPPHHDIYSIEDLAQLIHDLHQVHPAAKVSVKLVAEIGIGTIAAGVAKANADVIQISGHDGGTGASPLSSIKHAGLPWELGLTEVHQSLLENGLRNRVLLRTDGGLKTGWDVVIAALLGAEEYGFGSIAMIAEGCIMARICHTNKCPVGVATQQEALRKRFPGIPEHVVNFFLFIAEEVRQILSTLGIRRLEDLIGRAELLEPREITLAKTQQVDLSSLLIPAKSSNDRSWLKHNIKPHSNGPILEDQLLNDKEFLNAMVSHGTISKTLRILNTDRSVCARVSGEIAELHGNKGFQGKLELIFKGSAGQSFGAFLLQGMNVLLIGEANDYVGKGINGGVLTLIPPPNSRNCSTQVILGNTCLYGGTGGKLYALGSAGERFGVRNSGVKAVIEGAGDHCCEYMTGGIVIVIGPTGRNVGAGMTGGVAFLLDEDQKVHTRINKEIVEIHQLSTNEQEELLKPLLKEHYDLTKSTKAGIILNDWHHWKKLFKVIVPPSEKAQVGLATIETAVK; from the coding sequence ATGCCTCTCGACTCCTGTAGTACTAATTTCCCCTACTGCGATAGCAGCTCCCCAGAAGCCTTAACCGGGGAAAGAGATGCTTGTGGAGTTGGGTTCCTAGCGCAGATTGATGGCAATCCAAGTCATTGGGTCTTACAACAAGCTCTACGCGGATTGGAATGCATGGAGCATAGAGGGGGCTGTGGAGGGGATAGTGATTCTGGAGATGGCGCAGGAATTTTATGTGAAATACCTTGGAAATACCTTGAAAATATTTGGCCTTCAGTAAGACTAAGCAATGATAGAGCCTATGGTCTTGGTATGGTTTTCATGCCATCTCATGAAAAGGAAAGAAAGGTTGTAAAAGATATTTTTGTAAAGGAAGCTGAAAGCCTGGGTCTGGTCTCTGAAGGATGGCGAGATGTGCCTATTGATCCATCAGTTTTAGGACCTTTAGCAAAAGAAACAGCCCCATTTATTGAACAATGGCTAGTTGGAGGGTTTGTAACTGAAGACAATCTAGAGGGAACTTTATATCAGTTAAGAAAGAGAATTCAAAAACATTGTCTAGAGGCTTTAGGCGATAAAGCTACTGAAATCTATATAGCTTCTTTAAGTAGCCGAACTGTAGTTTACAAAGGGATGGTGAGATCAGAGGTTCTGTCGGCTTTCTACAAAGACCTCGTTGACCCTAGATTTGAAGTTGCTTTTGCTGTATACCACCGAAGATTTAGCACGAACACACTCCCCAGATGGCAGCTTGCTCAACCAATGCGACTTCTAGGTCACAATGGAGAAATTAATACATTACTTGGGAATCTCAATTGGGCAAAAGCAAGAGAAGTGTACCTAAAAGAAGTATGGGGGAATGCGACAGAAGACTTAAAGCCTATTGTCAATGAGACTTATAGTGATTCGGCAAATTTAGATGCAACTCTAGAATTACTAGTAAGGAGCGGAAGACCAATATCGGAAAGTCTGCTAACACTTGTTCCAGAAGCCTTTAGAGATCAACCTGAACTCAATGAGCAAACGGAAATCAATGCATTCTACGAATACTCAGCCTGCACACAAGAATCGTGGGATGGACCTGCGCTCCTAGTTTTTTCAGATGGTTGTTTAGTAGGTGCGACACTAGATAGGAATGGTTTACGCCCTGCACGGTATTGCGTCACAAAAGACAATTTTGTGATCATGGGCTCTGAAACAGGTGTAGTTGATATTGACGAAGACCGAATTATTGAAAAAGGCAGACTTGGGCCAGGGCAAATGCTTGCAGTAGATCTTACCAAAGGACGTCTACTTCGAAATTGGGATGTCAAAAAAGAAGTTGCTGATAAATATCCTTATAAGAATTGGCTCTTGAAAAATAGAGTAACTCTTAGGCAACAACCTTGGGAGATCAAAGCACATTTCAATCAGCTAGATCTGTTGCAACTGCAAACATCATTTGGTTTTTCAGCTGAAGATTTAGATCTAATTTTGGATGCAATGGCAAGCAGTGCCAAAGAGCCAACTTATTGCATGGGAGACGATATCCCACTCGCAATTCTTTCAAACAAGCCTCATCTTTTATACGACTACTTTAAGCAAAGATTTGCACAAGTCACCAATCCACCTATAGATCCCCTAAGAGAAAAGCTCGTGATGAGCCTTGATATGCATATAGGGAAAAAAGGTTCTCCTCTTTCTCCAAAAGAGAATGCATTCTCCGTCATCCATCTAAAATCACCAATCTTAAACGAGAATGAATTAATTGAATTAACAAAGCAAAATCTCCCCTCAGAAACGTTATTAACGTTAGTTGATATTAACCAAGGTGTACTGGGGTTAAATCAGCGTCTGCAAGAGCTCTGCAATGAAGCAGAAACTGCAGTCAAAAATGGTGTAAGAATTTTAGTCTTATCTGACCGTGGAGTAAGTCCAACCAAAACTTACATCCCTCCTTTACTTGCCGTAGGAGCAGTCCATCATCACTTGCTAAAGCACCAACTACGCCTAGATACATCCATCATTATTGAGACTGCACAGTGCTGGAGTACTCATCATTTGGCATGCCTCATAGGCTATGGTGCCAGTGCAGTATGCCCTTGGTTGACATGGGAAAGTACTAGGCATTGGTGGAATCACCCTAAGACTCAAAAGCTGATTGAAACCAAAAAACTTCCTGGTTTAACCATTGAAAAAGCACAAGGAAATTTAAAACAAGCCCTTGAAGATGGTCTCCGCAAAATCTTGTCTAAGATAGGTATATCTCTTTTAGCTAGCTATCATGGTGCACAGATCTTTGAAGCAGTAGGAATAGGATCGGATATAATTGATTTAGCCTTTAAAGGAACGACTAGTAGAATAGCTGGCCTAAGTCTTAAAGAGTTAGCAATTGAAACTCTTTTGTTTCATGCAAAAGCTTACCCAGAACTAGATCGAAAAAAACTTGAATTTTTAGGTTTTGTTCAATACAGAAGTGGAGCAGAATACCACTTAAATAATCCTGACATGTCCAAAGCTCTTCATAATGCAGTCAAGAAAGGGCCTCAATATGATCACTTCAATACTTACAAATCACTTCTAGAAAACAGACCAGCAACTGCTTTGAGAGACTTACTGACACTACGTCTCACTAAAAAAGCAATTCCTATTGATGAAGTCGAAAGTGTAGAAAATATTTGCAAAAGATTCTGTACCGGTGGAATGAGTTTAGGAGCACTCTCAAGAGAAGCTCATGAAGTCCTAGCCATAGCTATGAACCGGATAGGAGGGAAAAGCAATAGTGGTGAAGGAGGAGAAGATCCAGATAGATTTAAAATCCTTAATGATGTAGATGATCACAGTCTTTCCCAAACGTTACCTAATTTAAAAGGTCTTCAAAACGGAGATACAGCCTGCTCTGCCATAAAACAAATAGCATCCGGACGCTTTGGCGTTACACCTGAATATCTACGCAGCGGCAAGCAGCTTGAGATTAAAATGGCCCAGGGAGCCAAGCCAGGTGAAGGAGGGCAATTGCCTGGACCTAAAGTAGATTCTTACATCGCAAAGCTCCGGAACAGCAAGCCTGGAGTCGCTTTGATATCTCCACCCCCTCATCATGATATTTATTCAATAGAAGACTTAGCCCAGTTAATCCATGACCTTCATCAAGTACATCCTGCAGCAAAAGTAAGCGTTAAACTCGTGGCTGAAATTGGTATTGGCACTATTGCTGCAGGAGTTGCCAAAGCGAATGCAGATGTAATACAGATATCTGGTCATGATGGTGGAACTGGTGCGTCGCCACTTAGCTCTATTAAGCATGCTGGCTTACCCTGGGAATTAGGCTTAACAGAAGTACACCAATCCCTACTCGAAAATGGCTTAAGAAATAGAGTTTTACTTAGAACGGACGGCGGGTTAAAAACTGGCTGGGATGTAGTGATAGCAGCTCTGCTTGGCGCCGAAGAATATGGTTTCGGATCAATCGCAATGATTGCGGAAGGCTGCATCATGGCTCGTATTTGCCACACAAATAAATGTCCAGTAGGTGTAGCAACTCAACAAGAAGCTCTTAGAAAACGTTTTCCCGGCATACCCGAACATGTAGTGAATTTTTTCCTTTTTATTGCAGAGGAAGTTAGGCAAATCTTAAGCACGCTTGGTATAAGAAGACTAGAAGATTTAATTGGAAGAGCAGAGCTCCTTGAACCTAGAGAAATAACTCTTGCGAAAACACAACAAGTCGATTTGTCATCTCTCTTGATACCAGCAAAGTCTTCTAATGATAGATCCTGGCTAAAGCACAATATCAAGCCACATAGTAATGGGCCTATTCTTGAAGACCAGTTATTGAATGATAAGGAATTTTTGAATGCAATGGTCTCTCATGGAACTATTAGTAAAACGCTTCGTATTCTTAATACTGATCGAAGTGTATGCGCTCGAGTATCTGGGGAGATTGCTGAATTGCATGGTAACAAAGGTTTCCAAGGCAAGCTTGAACTAATCTTTAAAGGTTCTGCCGGACAAAGCTTTGGAGCATTCTTATTGCAAGGGATGAATGTCCTGCTAATAGGTGAAGCGAATGATTATGTAGGCAAAGGTATCAATGGAGGCGTACTTACACTAATACCTCCTCCTAATAGTCGAAATTGCTCAACCCAAGTTATTCTTGGGAATACATGCCTCTATGGAGGAACTGGTGGGAAATTATATGCACTCGGCAGTGCTGGAGAACGTTTTGGAGTGAGAAATAGTGGAGTAAAAGCAGTGATAGAAGGAGCAGGTGACCATTGCTGTGAGTACATGACTGGAGGGATAGTGATTGTAATTGGACCTACTGGAAGGAATGTAGGAGCAGGAATGACTGGAGGAGTAGCCTTTCTACTCGATGAAGATCAAAAAGTTCATACTCGTATCAACAAGGAAATTGTTGAGATTCATCAGTTATCTACCAATGAGCAAGAAGAACTTTTAAAGCCTTTACTAAAAGAACATTATGATTTAACAAAAAGTACGAAGGCAGGAATAATTCTCAATGATTGGCATCATTGGAAAAAATTATTTAAGGTAATAGTTCCTCCTAGCGAAAAGGCTCAGGTAGGCTTGGCAACAATCGAAACAGCCGTCAAATAA
- the rpsL gene encoding 30S ribosomal protein S12, producing the protein MPTIQQLIRSERKRLTRKTKSPALRSCPERRGVCTRVYTSTPKKPNSALRKVARVRLTSGFEVTAYIPGIGHNLQEHSVVLLRGGRVKDLPGVRYHIIRGTLDAAGVKDRRQSRSKYGAKSPKKD; encoded by the coding sequence ATGCCAACCATTCAACAGCTAATTAGATCTGAGCGTAAGCGGCTCACTCGTAAGACCAAGTCACCTGCACTGCGCTCTTGCCCAGAGCGAAGAGGTGTTTGCACTAGGGTCTATACTTCCACTCCTAAAAAGCCCAATTCAGCGTTGCGAAAGGTCGCACGTGTGCGATTGACTTCTGGGTTCGAAGTAACAGCCTACATACCTGGCATTGGTCATAACCTTCAGGAGCACTCCGTCGTATTGCTTAGAGGAGGGAGAGTCAAAGACTTACCCGGAGTTCGTTATCACATTATTCGTGGCACATTGGATGCAGCAGGTGTAAAAGATCGTCGGCAATCACGATCTAAGTATGGTGCTAAGTCCCCTAAAAAAGATTAA
- the psaA gene encoding photosystem I core protein PsaA — translation MTISPPERGEKAKGGVPTPYDQPVDRGNAPVDFEKLNKPGFWSSKLSKGPKTTTWIWNLHADAHDFDTHLGDLEETSRKIFSAHFGHLAVVFIWMSAAFFHGARFSNYTGWLADPTNVKPGAQVVWPVVGQEILNADLGGNYHGLQITSGIFQMWRAWGITSEVQLMALAIGAVVMAALMLHGGIYHYHKAAPKLEWFQKIEPMIQHHQIALIGLGSIAWAGHLIHIGAPVAALLDAIDAGSPLVVDGVSIASAADVTNLAPRLCDPSVASQIFPSLAGRTVENFFTLNWWAFTDILTNKGGLNPVTGSLWMTDISHHHLAFGVFAIFGGHMWRNAVHGVGHSMKEIMDVHKGDPILFPAPKGHEGIFDFLSNSWHGQLSINLAMVGSASIVVAHHMYALPPYPYIAIDYPTVLGLFTHHMWIGGLFICGAAAHAGIAMIRDYDPAVHVDNVLDRMLKARDAIISHLNWVCMWLGFHSFGLYVHNDVMRALGRPQDMFSDTGIQLQPFLAQWVQNLQQSAVGTGELVGAGNLPGNVLSEVFNGNVIEVGGKVAIGPIPLGTADLMIHHVHAFTIHVTLLILLKGVLYSRSSRLIPDKAQLGFRFPCDGPGRGGTCQVSSWDHVFLGLFWMYNSLSVVIFHFSWKMQSDVWGLTGGNFAQSSITINGWLRDFLWAQSSQVLTSYGQPISMYGLMFLGAHFVWAFSLMFLFSGRGYWQELFESIVWAHNKLKVAPTIQPRALSITQGRAVGVAHFLLGGIATTWAFFHARLIGLG, via the coding sequence ATGACCATTAGCCCACCAGAACGTGGGGAGAAAGCCAAAGGAGGAGTACCAACTCCTTACGACCAGCCTGTTGACAGAGGTAATGCCCCTGTCGACTTTGAAAAACTCAACAAACCTGGGTTCTGGTCTTCAAAGCTTTCCAAAGGTCCCAAAACCACAACTTGGATTTGGAACCTCCACGCTGACGCACACGACTTTGATACTCATCTAGGTGATCTAGAAGAGACGAGTAGGAAGATCTTCTCAGCCCATTTTGGCCACTTAGCGGTGGTATTTATTTGGATGAGTGCTGCATTCTTCCATGGCGCACGTTTCTCTAATTACACCGGTTGGTTAGCTGATCCAACAAACGTAAAGCCTGGAGCCCAGGTAGTTTGGCCAGTGGTTGGCCAAGAAATTCTTAATGCTGATTTAGGAGGCAATTACCACGGTCTTCAAATCACATCAGGAATCTTCCAAATGTGGAGAGCCTGGGGCATCACCAGCGAAGTTCAACTAATGGCTCTAGCCATTGGTGCAGTGGTGATGGCAGCATTAATGCTTCATGGTGGCATTTATCACTATCACAAAGCAGCTCCCAAGCTTGAGTGGTTCCAAAAAATAGAACCAATGATCCAGCACCATCAGATAGCTCTGATTGGACTGGGTTCAATTGCGTGGGCTGGACACCTTATACATATAGGTGCTCCTGTAGCAGCTCTGTTAGATGCAATAGATGCTGGAAGTCCACTTGTTGTAGATGGTGTTTCAATTGCAAGTGCAGCTGATGTAACTAATCTTGCACCAAGACTTTGTGACCCATCTGTAGCTAGTCAAATCTTCCCAAGTCTTGCGGGTCGAACAGTTGAAAACTTCTTCACTCTCAATTGGTGGGCGTTTACCGACATCCTTACAAATAAAGGTGGCTTAAATCCTGTTACAGGAAGCCTTTGGATGACAGACATATCGCACCATCATCTAGCATTTGGAGTTTTTGCAATCTTTGGTGGACATATGTGGCGCAATGCTGTTCATGGTGTTGGTCATAGCATGAAAGAAATAATGGATGTCCACAAAGGTGATCCAATTTTATTCCCAGCGCCCAAGGGACATGAAGGCATTTTCGACTTCTTGAGCAATAGCTGGCATGGTCAACTAAGCATTAATCTTGCAATGGTTGGATCTGCAAGCATTGTGGTTGCTCACCATATGTATGCTCTTCCTCCATATCCTTATATAGCTATTGATTATCCAACTGTTCTGGGCTTGTTCACCCATCACATGTGGATTGGTGGTCTATTTATATGTGGAGCTGCAGCTCATGCAGGAATAGCAATGATTCGCGACTATGACCCTGCAGTTCATGTGGACAATGTTCTAGACAGAATGCTTAAAGCTCGCGATGCAATTATCAGTCATTTGAACTGGGTTTGCATGTGGCTTGGATTCCATAGTTTCGGTCTTTACGTTCATAACGACGTCATGAGGGCTTTGGGACGTCCTCAAGATATGTTTAGTGATACAGGCATTCAGTTACAGCCATTTTTAGCTCAATGGGTTCAAAACCTACAGCAAAGTGCTGTTGGTACTGGAGAACTTGTCGGAGCTGGAAATTTACCTGGGAATGTTCTCAGTGAAGTTTTCAATGGGAATGTTATTGAAGTAGGTGGCAAAGTTGCAATTGGGCCAATACCTCTAGGCACAGCTGACTTGATGATCCATCACGTTCATGCCTTTACTATTCATGTAACCCTTTTAATTCTTTTAAAAGGTGTTCTTTACTCCAGAAGCTCAAGATTAATTCCAGACAAAGCTCAGCTTGGTTTCCGTTTCCCATGTGATGGTCCTGGTAGAGGTGGTACATGCCAGGTTTCTTCCTGGGACCACGTTTTCCTTGGACTATTTTGGATGTATAACAGCCTTTCAGTTGTTATCTTCCATTTCTCATGGAAAATGCAAAGTGATGTATGGGGTTTGACAGGTGGGAACTTTGCACAAAGTTCGATAACCATCAATGGATGGCTCAGGGATTTCCTTTGGGCACAGTCTTCCCAAGTCCTAACAAGCTATGGACAACCCATAAGCATGTATGGACTAATGTTCCTTGGTGCTCACTTTGTATGGGCATTCAGTCTCATGTTCCTCTTTAGTGGACGTGGTTACTGGCAGGAATTATTTGAATCTATTGTTTGGGCCCATAATAAATTGAAAGTTGCACCTACTATTCAGCCACGAGCTCTGTCTATTACTCAGGGCCGTGCTGTTGGTGTAGCCCACTTCCTTCTAGGTGGAATTGCTACCACCTGGGCCTTCTTCCATGCCCGCCTTATAGGCCTCGGCTAA
- the cobJ gene encoding precorrin-3B C(17)-methyltransferase, with the protein MLQRLLSKGYVDFLALSPGAVSGIKEPPEELLIDSPSEIFRKNWEPKAIFIFIGSVGAAVRIIAPLLTTKDKDPAVLVLDSRAENILPLIGGHQVGAEQLALELSEDLGGKAVITGFSATQQKLAIDCFGHAWGWKRKGHLKKWNDLMMQQATLSPINFTQDCGSKLWQSSQGALNSSVANQNQDNLQSPSFVISSKRTENCSWHPPVLWVGVGCERNTSLSLLQEALGKSFEKANLAESSIAGFASIDIKSDEESLLSFVAQIGVPIRFYKAQELAKVSVPNPSNAVQSEVGTHSVAEAASVLAAGKNAILKVEKQIFKSDQEGAVTIAVAQSLEPFAPHRGELHLVGSGPGEMSFLTGDARHALSRTVVWVGYKLYLDLLEPFRRYDQVRVDSSLTFEKDRCQEAINLAMQGVKVSLISSGDSGIYGMAGLALDLLLKLPKQSRPSFEVHPGITALQVAAAKTGAPLMHDFCAISLSDCLTPWEKIEARLRAASEGDFVVAIYNPRSKERYWQLESALQIMLENRLVTTPVVLARQLGRTNESISIFALGDFPISKVDMLSVVVVGNSSTFEKDGHLITPRGY; encoded by the coding sequence TTGCTTCAAAGGCTTCTATCAAAAGGTTACGTAGATTTCTTAGCATTATCACCAGGTGCGGTTTCCGGAATAAAAGAACCTCCTGAAGAACTATTAATTGATTCTCCATCAGAGATTTTTCGTAAAAATTGGGAACCTAAGGCAATTTTTATTTTTATTGGTTCGGTTGGTGCAGCGGTAAGAATAATTGCTCCTTTGCTTACCACTAAAGACAAAGACCCTGCAGTATTAGTTCTTGATTCAAGAGCAGAAAATATATTGCCGTTAATAGGCGGACATCAGGTAGGTGCAGAGCAATTGGCTTTGGAATTATCCGAAGATTTAGGCGGAAAGGCTGTTATTACAGGCTTTTCAGCTACCCAACAAAAACTTGCAATTGATTGTTTTGGTCATGCATGGGGATGGAAGCGCAAAGGTCATTTGAAGAAATGGAATGACTTGATGATGCAGCAAGCAACGCTTTCCCCAATAAATTTTACCCAGGACTGCGGTTCAAAATTATGGCAATCTTCTCAAGGAGCTTTGAATTCGTCCGTTGCTAATCAGAATCAAGATAATTTGCAGTCACCTTCTTTTGTTATTAGTTCAAAGCGTACAGAAAATTGTTCTTGGCATCCACCAGTCCTTTGGGTTGGCGTTGGTTGTGAACGAAATACATCTTTAAGTCTTTTGCAGGAGGCATTAGGCAAGTCTTTTGAGAAAGCCAACTTGGCAGAATCTTCAATAGCTGGCTTTGCAAGTATTGATATTAAGTCTGATGAGGAATCTTTACTTTCTTTTGTTGCTCAAATAGGAGTTCCTATTCGTTTCTATAAAGCGCAAGAACTGGCAAAGGTTTCTGTTCCTAATCCTTCCAATGCTGTGCAATCGGAAGTAGGTACTCATTCAGTTGCAGAAGCTGCATCTGTTTTGGCTGCTGGGAAAAATGCAATATTGAAAGTAGAAAAGCAAATCTTTAAATCAGATCAAGAAGGTGCAGTAACTATTGCTGTTGCACAATCATTAGAACCTTTTGCACCTCATCGAGGAGAACTTCACTTGGTTGGGAGCGGACCTGGAGAAATGAGTTTCTTGACTGGTGATGCAAGGCATGCTCTTTCAAGGACTGTAGTTTGGGTTGGATATAAACTTTATTTAGACCTTCTAGAGCCTTTCCGCCGATATGATCAAGTGCGGGTCGATAGCTCATTGACTTTTGAAAAGGATCGATGTCAAGAAGCCATTAATTTAGCGATGCAAGGTGTAAAAGTATCTTTAATCTCGTCAGGCGATAGTGGTATTTATGGCATGGCAGGGTTGGCTTTGGATCTTTTGTTGAAGCTCCCAAAGCAAAGTAGGCCTTCTTTTGAGGTTCACCCTGGGATTACAGCCTTGCAGGTGGCTGCTGCGAAAACAGGAGCACCATTAATGCATGATTTTTGTGCAATCAGCCTTAGTGATTGCTTGACCCCATGGGAAAAAATAGAAGCACGTCTTAGGGCAGCTTCAGAAGGAGACTTTGTTGTTGCTATTTATAACCCTCGGTCTAAAGAACGATATTGGCAACTAGAAAGTGCGTTGCAAATTATGCTCGAAAATAGGTTGGTGACTACTCCAGTCGTATTAGCGAGACAATTGGGTAGAACAAATGAATCTATTTCTATATTTGCATTAGGGGATTTCCCAATTTCCAAAGTAGATATGCTTAGTGTTGTAGTGGTTGGGAACAGTTCTACTTTTGAAAAAGATGGACATTTGATTACACCACGAGGCTATTAA
- a CDS encoding YciI family protein, whose translation MPIFIKTEKFSKKTSALSNDQLIKSLREHKDWVKTLISSGAKLSSGYLADRNRDPGGGGFLVLEATSFEEAKSLIEQDPMIKNNLVTWELHEWIPVAGSFFN comes from the coding sequence ATGCCGATATTTATCAAAACAGAGAAGTTTTCTAAAAAAACCTCTGCTCTATCGAATGATCAACTCATTAAATCTCTACGGGAGCATAAAGATTGGGTTAAAACTCTAATTTCTTCTGGAGCGAAATTATCAAGTGGCTATTTAGCAGATAGAAATAGAGACCCAGGTGGTGGTGGTTTTCTGGTGTTAGAAGCAACCTCTTTTGAGGAAGCAAAGTCCCTGATTGAGCAAGACCCTATGATCAAAAACAATTTAGTAACTTGGGAGCTGCATGAATGGATACCAGTAGCAGGCAGTTTCTTTAATTAA
- the rpsG gene encoding 30S ribosomal protein S7, with translation MSRRNAAEKRPVLPDPQFNNRLATMMIARLMKHGKKSTAQRILSEAFGLINERTGNDPIELFETAVKNATPLVEVRARRVGGATYQVPMEVRQERGTAMALRWLVNFSRSRNGRSMAHKLAGELMDAANEAGSAVRKREETHKMAEANKAFAHYRY, from the coding sequence ATGTCTAGACGTAACGCGGCAGAGAAAAGGCCAGTCTTGCCAGACCCACAATTTAATAATCGTTTGGCAACAATGATGATTGCGAGGCTTATGAAGCATGGCAAGAAATCAACTGCTCAAAGGATTTTGTCAGAGGCTTTTGGTTTGATTAATGAACGAACTGGTAACGATCCAATTGAATTATTTGAAACGGCTGTAAAAAATGCGACTCCTTTAGTTGAAGTTAGAGCCAGACGCGTTGGTGGAGCAACTTATCAAGTGCCGATGGAAGTAAGACAGGAAAGAGGAACTGCAATGGCCTTGAGATGGCTTGTCAACTTTTCTAGATCCAGAAATGGCAGGAGCATGGCTCACAAACTTGCTGGTGAACTTATGGATGCTGCTAATGAAGCTGGCAGTGCAGTCAGGAAGAGGGAAGAGACCCATAAAATGGCAGAAGCTAATAAAGCTTTTGCCCATTACCGTTATTGA
- the lipA gene encoding lipoyl synthase → MAKPEWLRVKAPLHERIGSVAEMLSDLKLNTVCQEASCPNIGECFAGGTATFLIMGPGCTRACPYCDIDFDKSVRSLDPSEPQRLGEAVSRLGLRHVVITSVNRDDLNDGGASQFVGCIESVRRQSPLTTIELLVPDFCGNWNALQTVMEAMPNVLNHNIETVPRLYKRARPQGKYIRSLELLNRVREGWPKVYSKSGLMVGLGETDEEVFNVLEDLRDNKVDIVTIGQYLSPGPKHLPVDRFVTPDQFKKYQREGERRYGFLQVVSSPLTRSSYHAGEVQRLMATHPR, encoded by the coding sequence TTGGCCAAACCTGAATGGCTACGAGTTAAAGCACCCCTCCATGAGAGGATTGGCTCAGTTGCAGAGATGTTATCAGATCTTAAATTAAATACAGTATGCCAGGAAGCAAGTTGCCCCAATATAGGCGAGTGCTTTGCTGGAGGAACAGCTACATTCTTAATAATGGGACCAGGTTGTACACGTGCATGCCCTTATTGTGATATTGACTTTGATAAAAGTGTAAGAAGTTTAGATCCATCAGAGCCTCAACGCCTTGGAGAGGCAGTTTCAAGGTTGGGATTACGTCATGTAGTAATTACCTCAGTTAATAGAGATGATTTAAATGACGGTGGAGCAAGTCAATTTGTTGGGTGTATTGAATCCGTTAGGCGACAGTCTCCTCTAACAACAATAGAGTTATTAGTACCTGACTTTTGTGGCAACTGGAATGCCTTGCAAACTGTTATGGAAGCAATGCCAAACGTGCTAAATCATAATATTGAAACTGTTCCTAGGCTATATAAGAGGGCAAGACCTCAAGGGAAATACATAAGATCATTAGAGTTATTGAATCGCGTGAGAGAGGGGTGGCCAAAAGTATATTCAAAGTCAGGTTTGATGGTTGGATTGGGAGAAACAGATGAAGAGGTTTTTAATGTTTTGGAAGACCTTAGAGATAATAAGGTAGACATTGTAACCATTGGTCAATACTTGTCTCCAGGCCCAAAACATTTACCTGTCGATAGATTTGTAACCCCAGATCAGTTTAAGAAATATCAACGAGAAGGAGAACGTCGATATGGTTTCCTGCAGGTAGTTAGCTCGCCTTTGACTCGTAGCAGCTACCATGCGGGAGAGGTTCAACGCCTTATGGCTACCCACCCACGTTAA